One genomic region from Vanacampus margaritifer isolate UIUO_Vmar chromosome 2, RoL_Vmar_1.0, whole genome shotgun sequence encodes:
- the LOC144043606 gene encoding interferon alpha-F-like, which yields MTSAVRTIWAARTMWTTSVALVVIVLQLHSIHVMTAAVPACDLPGNVVLEAQNLLQDLGALFPVRCLPYNANATFPRSALANSPQCQWALEFLYKSLQGAEQVFEDYDFALGEGGLAWDLCKLDDFQNLQNGLLQESSCLSRATDVNPDPDLSSYFGNVSALLQQQDSATCGWSVLRRDVLWVLKTTLHQHHSCFRW from the exons ATGACCAGCGCCGTCAGGACCATCTGGGCTGCCAGGACCATGTGGACTACAAGTGTTGCTCTGGTGGTGATAGTCCTGCAGCTGCACAGCATCCACGTGATGACGGCAGCCGTGCCAGCATGCGACCTCCCGGGAAACGTGGTCCTGGAAGCCCAAAACTTGCTCCAGGACTTG GGTGCGCTGTTTCCTGTCCGCTGCCTGCCGTATAACGCCAATGCCACCTTCCCTCGCTCCGCCCTTGCCAACAGCCCTCAG tgccAGTGGGCGCTGGAGTTCCTTTACAAGTCGCTGCAGGGGGCGGAGCAAGTTTTTGAGGACTACGACTTCGCCCTCGGAGAAGGCGGACTTGCGTGGGACCTGTGCAAACTGGATGACTTCCAGAACCTTCAGAACGGCCTGTTGCAAGAGAGCAGCTGT CTGTCCAGAGCTACTGACGTCAATCCTGATCCTGACTTGTCGTCCTACTTTGGCAATGTGAGCGCTCTTCTTCAGCAGCAG GACAGCGCCACCTGTGGTTGGTCAGTGTTGCGGCGGGACGTGCTCTGGGTTCTAAAGACTACCCTCCACCAACACCACAGCTGCTTCAGATGGTGA